Proteins from one Podospora pseudoanserina strain CBS 124.78 chromosome 1, whole genome shotgun sequence genomic window:
- a CDS encoding hypothetical protein (EggNog:ENOG503NYXK; COG:S) — translation MAENDDFVLDVYGDEKNDQGGNDHQENGNSGHYDREDAHAGNSQGNHEDYDYAGENGDENRGQGHNGADLYDMGESDGQAQPRQSPQPKQGIKRKEGEGSDERPVDPGATTALLINELNWWTTDDDIRGWAVQAQCEAELKDITFSEHKVNGKSKGQAYVEFTSQQAATAVKHRIESLANEPNQPASKRPTAIYNNPSFNPFRTLPKDTPNRGGAPRDGQGGGRPPVGPNHNDSQRPNSYQGGNNGFGGGGYRGRGGYTPRGQMNRGGYSNYQGGMNNQFNPGNNMGFNAGGGGGYGGGGGGFNNRGGMGMMGRGGGMRGRGGGGAGNAMGMMPMNPMAGGGMMGMGAGMNPMMMGGAGPMGMGGPMGGMPAFQGMGNQFSQPFGFGGGSGGAGGFGGGGNSQAQNPHGAKRPRGE, via the exons ATGGCTGAGAACGACGATTTCGTCCTCGACGTCTACGGGGATGAGAAGAATGACCAGGGCGGTAACGATCACCAAGAGAACGGCAACAGCGGTCACTATGACAGAGAGGATGCCCACGCCGGCAATAGCCAGGGCAACCACGAGGACTATGACTACGCCGGTGAGAACGGTGACGAGAACCGGGGTCAGGGCCACAACGGCGCCGACCTGTACGACATGGGCGAGTCTGACGGCCAGGCCCAGCCGCGTCAGAGCCCCCAGCCCAAGCAGGGCATCAAGCgcaaggagggtgagggttcGGATGAGCGCCCTGTCGACCCCGGCGCCACCACCGCGCTGCTCATCAATGAGCTGAACTGGTGGACGACTGACGACGACATCCGCGGTTGGGCTGTTCAGGCCCAATGTGAGGCTGAACTCAAAGACATTACTTTCAGCGAGCACAAGGTTAACGGCAAGAGCAAGGG ACAAGCTTATGTCGAGTTCACGTCCCAGCAGGCCGCCACGGCGGTCAAGCACCGCATCGAGTCGCTGGCCAACGAGCCGAATCAGCCGGCGTCGAAGCGTCCCACGGCGATTTACAACAATCCGTCGTTCAACCCTTTCCGGACGCTGCCCAAGGACACCCCCAACCGGGGCGGTGCTCCCAGAGAtggccaaggtggtggtcgtcCTCCTGTTGGCCCAAACCACAATGATTCGCAGCGCCCGAACAGCTACCAGGGCGGCAACaacggctttggtggtggcggttaCCGCGGTAGAGGTGGTTACACTCCTCGTGGTCAGATGAACCGCGGTGGTTATAGCAATTACCAGGGCGGCATGAACAACCAGTTCAACCCCGGTAACAACATGGGCTTCAacgctggcggtggcggtggttatggtggtggtggcggcgggtTCAACAACAGAGGTGGAATGGGCATGAtgggtcgtggtggtggcatgcGCGGtcgcggtggtggcggcgctGGAAATGCCATGGGTATGATGCCCATGAACCCCATGGCTGGCGGTGGCATGATGGGAATGGGTGCTGGTATGAAccccatgatgatgggtggtgcTGGCCCAATGGGTATGGGTGGACCCATGGGTGGTATGCCTG CCTTCCAAGGGATGGGCAACCAGTTTTCCCAACCGTTcgggtttggtggaggttcgggtggtgctggtgggttcggtggcggtgggaacAGCCAAGCCCAGAATCCGCATGGTGCGAAGCGTCCCCGGGGGGAGTAG
- the FCR1 gene encoding Fluconazole resistance protein 1 (EggNog:ENOG503P7SJ; COG:S), producing the protein MDGLPTPPNEDFLGHKRHHTISKSVKAVHRTSKRTSYHGHPPSPVHDTHSSHSGDARHKRVWKACERCRMKKTKCDGEFPCKRCKDDGLVCTAGVRKKTEYKQLPRGYAEVLENTQFALIATVHKLYAMVRNHQTWDLGEPDLNDRGQPVIHNIASKLGCIRPSGDMDLPPHAVFPEDEAGLTELARQLEEQQRREAMAAPLSSNGTTTSIPQSHHSRQNTIDSRIDDRASSSSPELDHSDFETSMDNYRKATFGTTTGATSAITMSPASLSYHDFDMSGCPTPSVDGRFPPHTTQSPTSAGSIPTSLNWLNAARTSSTAVMDALEFTSQPAAHYGGYTLDMDMLNQNLLESAFGVGSGVGMKGLACAANPDVTLLGEWGTR; encoded by the exons ATGGACGGCttaccaacaccacccaacgAGGACTTCCTCGGTCACAAGAGACACCACACCATCTCCAAGTCAGTCAAGGCCGTTCACAGGACATCAAAACGCACCAGCTATCACGGCCACCCGCCTTCGCCTGTCCATGACACCCACTCATCACACAGCGGAGATGCCAGACATAAGAGAGTGTGGAAGGCCTGCGAGAGGTGCAGAAtgaagaagaccaag TGCGACGGAGAGTTCCCCTGCAAGAGGTGTAAGGACGACGGCCTTGTCTGCACAGCTGGAGTTCGCAAGAAGACCGAGTACAAGCAACTACCGCGCGGTTACGCAGAGGTGCTCGAGAACACGCAGTTTGCCCTCATTGCTACGGTACACAAGCTTTATGCTATGGTCCGAAACCACCAGACATGGGATCTCGGCGAGCCAGATCTCAACGACAGAGGCCAGCCGGTGATTCACAATATTGCGTCCAAACTGGGGTGTATACGACCCAGCGGGGACATGGACCTGCCTCCTCATGCTGTTTTCCCCGAAGACGAAGCCGGCCTCACGGAACTTGCCAGACAACTAGAGGAGCAACAGAGGAGAGAAGCCATGGCCGCCCCATTATCCAgcaacggcaccaccacTTCCATCCCCCAGAGCCACCACAGTAGACAAAACACGATCGACTCGCGAATCGACGACCGGGCCAGCTCGTCCTCCCCCGAACTCGACCACTCGGACTTTGAGACTAGCATGGACAACTACCGAAAAGCGACCTTTGGCACCACCACGGGAGCAACCTCAGCGATCACCATGTCACCCGCCAGCCTGTCCTATCACGACTTTGACATGTCCGGCTGCCCTACGCCTTCGGTGGACGGCAGGTTCCCACCGCACACGACGCAGTCACCTACCTCGGCGGGGAGCATTCCCACCAGTCTGAACTGGCTCAACGCGGCAAGGACTTCTTCTACGGCTGTGATGGACGCGCTGGAGTTTACCTCGCAGCCTGCGGCGCACTACGGGGGGTATACGTTGGACATGGACATGCTTAATCAGAATCTGCTAGAGTCCGCGTTTGGAGTTGGAAGTGGGGtggggatgaaggggttggcTTGTGCGGCGAATCCGGATGTCACGCTTTTGGGGGAATGGGGGACACGATGA
- a CDS encoding hypothetical protein (EggNog:ENOG503NYGN; COG:U): MSLQVDDGGRRARSRSPGRRADVVEASPYSSTDRGFTPSTVTAYSEYERLSQWGSAADEDFYGARPPSVVNLQGQGHIYGDPLEAEYGRYSGRRADRDRDSDSDSQRRRYPEIRTAEPSSSPRDSRDSFGRESDKERRRREKKDKLQDDLAYGKLPGQSKYDAPVPQSIPIPIPNPSASAPSFNYAQPRPYEYGSVSKTDRYGASLEPAPRPGRSPSPGPSSPLKSAMKRTSSPLPPTNRMSTLSVHSPHHSLSLSSAPPSPLLEAYHGTYQSMSPMPSPLLMPSSPGHHILEALSPLGSDSESEQKKKRRARFHDPVDDAARLAKALKGDRRPPETEPLIEILPGMSHEQIMELRQEYKRLVKTGTERKGVNIAKHIRARLKDEDPNLMKACYATALGRWESESYWANFWYHGDKTRRELLIESLMGRSNEEIRLIKDGFSDKKYGNSLTRAMRTELREDKFKKAVLMVLEGGRQEDVWDGRERRWRVDADLVEQDVRELYKAVKSEKGGESKMLEIVVGRGEEHLREVMRVYREVSRGGNFAKDALKKSGNLVGEVLAHILNGVINKPMRDAMLLQHALKASKKDELRKELLISRLVRYHWDANHMQQVKRAFREQYGQDLSDAVKEGTKDEWGAFCRALCITRMPDAEKVIARVDIHRK, from the exons ATGTCTCTGCAGGTTGACGATGGCGGCCGGCGCGCCCGGTCCCGTTCTCCGGGCCGGCGCGCCGATGTGGTGGAAGCGTCACCGTACAGCTCTACCGACCGCGGATTCACGCCCTCTACGGTGACGGCATACAGCGAGTATGAACGGCTCTCACAGTGGGGATCCGCCGCCGATGAGGACTTTTACGGCGCGAGACCTCCCTCGGTGGTGAACCTCCAGGGACAGGGTCATATCTATGGTGATCCTCTTGAAGCTGAGTACGGTCGATATAGCGGTAGAAGAGCAGACCGCGACCGGGACTCGGACAGCGACAGCCAGAGACGGAGATATCCTGAGATCAGAACCGCCGAGCCCTCGTCTTCGCCGAGAGACTCCCGCGATTCTTTCGGGAGGGAGTCCGATAAGGAGCGCCGCCgcagggagaagaaggacaagctCCAGGATGATCTCGCCTATGGGAAGCTGCCGGGGCAATCCAAATATGATGCTCCTGTCCCCCAGTCCATTCCGATCCCGATCCCCAACCCTTCTGCCTCGGCACCATCGTTCAACTACGCCCAGCCGAGGCCTTACGAGTACGGTTCCGTCTCCAAGACAGACCGCTACGGCGCCTCGCTCGAACCTGCCCCTCGCCCCGGCCGTTCCCCCTCTCCcggcccatcatcccccttgAAATCCGCCATGAAGcgaacctcctcccctctgcCCCCAACGAATCGCATGTCAACCCTGTCGGTCCACAGcccccaccactccctctccctctcctccgcccccccttccccgctATTGGAAGCCTACCACGGAACGTACCAATCCATGTCACCCATGCCCTCCCCCCTGCTCatgccctcctctcccggaCATCATATCCTCGAAGCGCTCTCCCCCCTCGGTTCAGACTCTGAATCCGAACAGAAGAAGAAACGACGCGCGAGGTTCCACGACCCGGTCGACGACGCTGCCAGGCTGGCAAAAGCCCTAAAGGGCGACCGCCGCCCTCCCGAAACAGAACCCCTCATCGAAATCCTGCCAGGCATGTCCCACGAGCAAATCATGGAGCTGCGCCAGGAATACAAGCGCCTTGTCAAAACCGGCACGGAAAGAAAGGGAGTCAACATTGCGAAACATATCCGTGCCAGGCTCAAGGATGAGGATCCCAACTTGATGAAGGCGTGTTACGCTACTGCGCTCGGCAGGTGGGAGAGCGAGAGTTACTGGGCTAATTTTTGGTACCATGGGGATAAGACGCGGAGGGAGTTGCTGATTGAgagtttgatggggaggtcaaACGAGGAGATTAGGCTGATCAAGGATGGGTTTAGTGACAAGAAGTATGGGAATTCTCtgacgagggcgatgaggacgGAGCTGAGGGAGGACAAGTTTAAGAAGGCGGTGctgatggtgctggagggggggaggcaggaggaTGTTTGGGATGgtagggagaggaggtggagggttgaTGCGGATTTGGTGGAGCAGGATGTTAGGGAGTTGTACAAGGCTGTCAAGAGCGAGAAGGGCGGGGAGAGTAAGATGTTGGAGattgtggtggggaggggggaggagcatttgagggaggtgatgagggttTATAGGGAAGTTAGTAGGGGAGGGAACTTTGCCAAGGATGCGCTGAAGAAGAGTGGGAATTTGGTG GGCGAGGTTCTAGCGCATATCCTCAACGGGGTGATCAACAAGCCCATGAGAGACGCCATGTTGCTCCAGCACGCGCTCAAGGCGTCCAAGAAGGACGAGCTGAGAAAGGAGCTGTTGATTTCGCGGTTGGTGAGGTATCACTGGGATGCCAATCACATGCAGCAGGTGAAGCGGGCGTTTAGAGAACAGTATGGTCAGGATCTGAGCGACGCTGTAAAGGAGGGCACCAAGGATGAATGGGGTGCTTTCTGCAGGGCGTTGTGCATCACACGTATGCCTGATGCGGAAAAGGTTATTGCGAGGGTCGATATTCATCGGAAGTGA
- a CDS encoding hypothetical protein (EggNog:ENOG503P007; COG:S) yields MGFRDKFRKKEEEEGNSTLDFTFVRSDTHSAEVIQPPGEPVGASNDGFLSPGPQTPQKSRRSLDVFRSNRSRSASASSNQGGGHKRLSQRLHLSRSPASSEIVPQDLPEIVVPEGGVEDKEGTESQWEKRATLLARENEKHRSRPGTPDHGSSPPTLPQLRLGDASADEAPDPRVKVVSSKAIDEDIQEAIRLHEAGKLEESTALFGRLADPKGANNPLSQVLYGLALRHGWGCQPNTAAAVNYLSAAASNAAEIEQMALQAGLKKGGAAKGELVLAIFELANCFRHGWGIAKDPIAAKQYYETAANLGDTDAMNEVAWCYLEGFGTKKDKFTAAKYYRRAEENGNKIIGNTWIWKDKYNPENQKKK; encoded by the exons ATGGGTTTCCGCGACAAGTtcaggaagaaggaggaggaggagggaaacaGCACCCTCGATTTCACGTTTGTGCGATCCGATACCCATAGTGCCGAGGTGATCCAGCCTCCAGGAGAACCCGTTGGTGCTAGTAACGACGGGTTCCTCAGTCCAGGCCCGCAAACACCCCAGAAGTCCCGCCGAAGCCTCGACGTCTTCCGAAGTAACCGCAGCCGAAGCGCATCTGCATCGAGCAACCAAGGCGGTGGCCACAAGCGCCTATCGCAACGGCTACACCTGAGCCGCAGTCCAGCCAGTAGCGAGATCGTACCGCAAGATCTGCCGGAGATCGTGGTTCCGGAGGGGGGCgtcgaggacaaggaggggACCGAGTCGCAATGGGAGAAGCGAGCCACTCTGCTTGCTCGCGAGAACGAGAAGCATCGCAGCCGGCCAGGGACCCCCGATCACGGAAGTTCTCCCCCGACTCTACCTCAGTTGCGCTTAGGCGATGCGTCCGCGGACGAGGCGCCAGATCCCAGGGTCAAGGTGGTGTCATCGAAGGCCATCGACGAGGATATCCAGGAGGCTATCAGGTTGCATGAGGCAGGAAAACTGGAAGAGTCGACGGCGTTGTTTGGCCGGTTAGCGGATCCTAAGGgggccaacaacccccttaGCCAGGTTCTCTATGGTCTCGCCCTCAG ACACGGATGGGGTTGCCAACCGAACACTGCTGCCGCTGTCAACTATCTCTCCGCGGCAGCATCCAACGCCGCCGAGATTGAGCAGATGGCCCTCCAAGCAGGACTCAAGAAAGGAGGAGCAGCCAAGGGCGAGCTGGTTCTGGCCATATTCGAATTGGCCAATTGCTTCCGACACGGATGGGGTATTGCCAAGGACCCCATTGCTGCAAAGCAG TACTACGAAACGGCAGCGAATCTCGGCGATACTG ACGCGATGAACGAAGTCGCATGGTGCTATCTTGAGGGGTTCGGCACTAAGAAGGACAAG TTTACGGCAGCGAAGTACTACCGGAGAGCCGAAGAAAACGGAAACAAGATTATTGGAAACACCTG GATTTGGAAGGACAAGTACAACCCGGAGAatcagaagaagaagtga
- the GPI2 gene encoding glycosylphosphatidylinositol anchor biosynthesis (EggNog:ENOG503NZ4F; COG:I) → MAPPSGLHQSAIPSDFEKPFPALVRSSTVPASLKSHRADPSHLAPEDAYTPISPPRQPGLFDTGLDTRPRHIRRNDTSRSRSRRRKRFQKLLWVKQSYPDNYTDQATFLENLQRNPRVQPYDFWPLVADSTVILQHVCSVIIFIVCFVGIFQERVSPVSVVGWGSFATFLGWLLWDWWMTQEDQTGAGESGDMTRSMRDGRIYREYRPPRRQDSLPGPSLHQPLPNNISTASISSTSNLPSAASSTTNLLQYNHRPNPTPHQHHDNTSHNSTAPKLLTPGHSHSHSVSSVHSVTSQNSANSPTSTRGPTHDSDPDSLPNTRAYLRVSTIKSAILIYFTLLGLSPILKSLTRSTSSDSIWAMSFWLLAINIFFFDYSGGTPSHISGPHKTKKMPVASLSTNAALMASTVLASRLPSTGQVFSLTLFSIEVFGLFPVFRSYARHRSWRYHFLLTVLLVLGAGGGVGIILGEAPATSWPWKRGLAGMVIGCLISAVAIGGCSWWLIGMQKYKNEIYGPWDPARPIIISRRHWDDD, encoded by the exons ATGGCCCCTCCGTCGGGCCTCCATCAATCGGCCATTCCCTCCGACTTTGAGAAGCCCTTCCCAGCCCTGGTGCGCTCCTCGACCGTCCCAGCGAGCCTCAAGTCGCACCGCGCCGACCCATCCCATCTGGCCCCCGAGGACGCATATACCCCTATTTCACCACCCAGACAGCCTGGCCTCTTCGATACCGGTCTCGATACGCGGCCACGGCACATCAGGCGTAATGACACGAGCAGGAGTCGTAGTAGAAGGCGGAAGCGCTTCCAGAAGCTCTTATGGGTGAAGCAATCAT ATCCCGACAACTATACCGACCAAGCGACCTTTCTCGAGAACCTACAGCGCAACCCACGGGTGCAGCCGTATGACTTCTGGCCCCTGGTCGCCGATTCGACTGTCATCTTGCAGCATGTCTGCTCCGTCATAATATTCATTGTTTGCTTTGTGGGCATATTTCAGGAGAGGGTGAGCCCCGTGTCGGTAGTCGGATGGGGGAGCTTTGCGACGTTTCTCGGTTGGCTGCTATGGGATTGGTGGATGACACAGGAGGACCAGACCGGTGCTGGCGAAAGCGGTGACATGACAAGGAGCATGCGGGATGGGCGAATTTACAGAGAATACCGACCCCCTCGGCGACAAGACTCTTTACCTGGGCCAAGTCTTCACCAACCATTGCCGAATAACATCAGTACAGCTAGCATATCGAGCACCTCGAACCTACCATCAGCAGCCAGCTCGACTACCAATCTCCTCCAATACAACCACCGACCAAATCCGACACCTCACCAGCATCATGATAATACCTCTCACAACTCAACAGCACCTAAGCTCCTGACTCCAGGACACTCACACTCGCACTCTGTCTCCTCAGTTCACTCGGTAACATCGCAGAACAGTGccaactccccaaccagcacCAGGGGTCCAACCCACGACTCCGACCCagactccctccccaacacaCGCGCGTACCTTCGCGTATCCACCATCAAATCCGCCATCCTCATCTACTTCACCTTGCTGGGCTtatcccccatcctcaagtcCCTCACCcgatccacctcctccgatTCCATCTGGGCCATGTCCTTTTGGCTCCTAGCAATcaacatcttcttcttcgactACTCAGGcggcaccccctcccacatctcTGGCCCGCACAAAACCAAGAAAATGCCGGTCGCTTCCTTGTCAACCAACGCCGCTCTCATGGCGTCCACCGTCCTTGCCTCCCGCCTTCCCTCCACAGGCCAAGTCTTCTCCCTCACGCTCTTCAGCATCGAGGTGTTTGGCCTGTTTCCTGTTTTCAGATCATACGCTAGGCACCGAAGCTGGCGGTATCATTTTCTTTTGACTgtgctgttggttttgggagCGGGGGGTGGAGTGGGGATCATATTAGGGGAGGCACCGGCGACGTCGTGGCCATGGAAGAGAGGACTGGCCGGGATGGTGATTGGGTGTTTGATCAGTGCGGTTGCGATTGGGGGGTGCagttggtggttgattggGATGCAAAAGTACAAGAATGAGATTTATGGGCCGTGGGATCCGGCGAGGCCCATCATTATCAGTAGGAGGCATTGGGATGATGATTAG
- a CDS encoding hypothetical protein (EggNog:ENOG503PQTX): MRWYIVLGLAHMATCSPVPVLLKERLEIFSDAANGVVTVLQSRSSELSSVITKRSQDGSAQTPIEVASPQLRPLTKHRPAAETWEDEMDAPVVTLGDEDLLEVTETDVDITTFASFARPGMPCRHGRLLRENNDMLIIYLATSFLLVVVMVETWGSYVRRQEQGTIRLEESPIREVCSIQLEAAPDVPKDVSDEKKALL, translated from the exons ATGAGGTGGTACATTGTGCTTGGCCTTGCGCATATGGCGACATGCTCGCCTGTGCCTGTTTTGTTGAAGGAACGATTGGAAATCTTCTCGGACGCTGCCAATGGAGTGGTGACTGTCCTCCAGTCCCGGTCGAGCGAGCTCTCCAGTGTTATCACCAAGAGGAGTCAAGATGGATCTGCGCAAACACCAATAGAAGTCGCTTCACCGCAATTGCGACCGCTCACAAAACACCGGCCTGCCGCGGAAACATGGGAGGACGAAATGGATGCGCCTGTCGTGACACTGGGCGATGAGGACTTGCTGGAGGTTACCGAGACCGACGTCGATATTACCACCTTTGCGTCGTTCGCCCGACCAGGAATGCCGTGTCGTCATGGGAGGCTACTACGCGAAAACAACGATATGCTCATCATCTATCTTGCAACATCTTTCCTTCTTGTGGTGGTAATGGTGGAGACTTGGGGTAGCTATGTGAGGAG ACAAGAGCAAGGCACGATCAGGTTAGAAGAGAGCCCAATTCGAGAGGTGTGCTCAATCCAGTTAGAAGCTGCTCCGGATGTCCCCAAGGATGTGTCGGATGAGAAGAAAGCCTTGCTGTGA